A single window of Onychomys torridus chromosome 8, mOncTor1.1, whole genome shotgun sequence DNA harbors:
- the Cdkn2aipnl gene encoding CDKN2AIP N-terminal-like protein produces MVGGEAAASVEELVSGVRQAADFAEQFRSYSESEKQWKARMEFILRHLPDYRDPPDGGGRLDQLLSLSMVWANHLFLGCSYNKDLLDKVMEMADGIEVPDLPQFTTRSELMKKHQS; encoded by the exons ATGGTGGGTGGCGAGGCCGCCGCCTCAGTGGAGGAGCTAGTTTCCGGGGTGCGGCAGGCGGCCGACTTCGCCGAGCAGTTCCGCTCCTACTCGGAGAGCGAGAAGCAATGGAAAGCGCGCATGGAGTTCATCCTGCGCCACCTGCCTGACTACCGAGACCCACCCGACGGCGGCGGCCGCCTGGACCAGCTGCTGTCCCTATCCATGGTCTGGGCCAACCACCTCTTCCTGGGTTGCAG TTACAATAAAGACCTCCTGGACAAGGTGATGGAAATGGCTGATGGGATTGAAGTGCCAGACCTGCCACAGTTTACAACCAGAAGTGAATTGATGAAAAAG cATCAGAGCTAA